atatcaatttgacgttatttttagacggaaaaatcacaaagcttcgtgtaaattatttgccgttagctgcttttttaggcagtaaactgtaaatgcacttaccagcatcaatgagcaggtatGTGCATTTAGGTTAACTtcatttttaacttacctgcacaaaatatcgtgcaaagttgattgtgcaggtaagtcaaaattactgtataatGTATCTACAAGGaatgtaaaaatttatcaaaacatgagatttattgattttagtcccaatttttaaaaaccggttaaccgattgatataaaccggataaaccgagatttcgaagaaaaaccggtttataaacactacttaTCTTTAtctttctttatatatataattcttctgtacgtgtgttagtaactggactcctccttaacggctgggccgatttcgatgaattttgttgtgtgtgtttgatagggttcctggatggtttagattaaCAATTGACCTTTATAGGTGCAATGTGCATGGCACCACccattaaaagtaaaaatttattaatgcatatctggagtactattatagtgggagtctatGGCAGAATAACGTctgattttgcattttaaaaacttatgtaacagttgaaatgaaatatcagttatatttgcatttattggcattttgcgatgagtgccttgaggcATGCTTAAGCATGGTGGACCTTATAAGCATGTTATaaagatatatttttatttaatcccAAACTCCCGATATATGGGTTTTAAACCAATACGTGAAGTTTGTGAATTGCATATTTTATAaaggaatttattaaattacagGTGAAGCGAATACATCATGATGGGTTTCCGGTTGAACATCACACAGTTCAAACTAAAGATGGTTACGTTTTGACATTACATCGAATACCGTTTGTGCAGAAGCTGCCTAATGATAAAACTCATATTCTTCGAAGACCTGTAGCATTTTTACTGGCGGGAATCTACGCCTCCTCAGATGCGTGGTTGTTAAATGGACACGAGAATTCATTGCCATATTTGCTTTCGCGTAACGGTTTTGATGTTTGGTTAGGTAACAATCGCGGCAACATATATTCGAGGCAGAATATCTTTTACAATACAACGGAACGAGAATTTTGGAACTTTAGCTGGCATGAGATGAGTGTTTATGATATGCCAGCAATAGTTGATTACATTCGGATTCATACAGGTGAACAAAAAATGCATTTCATTGGTATATCGCAGGGTGGAACCATTTTTTTAGTTCTCAATTCGATGTTACCTCAATACAATAATGCGTTTAAAACCGCAACATTACTGGCTCCAGTAGCTTACGTAAGTAATACTAAAGGAAGTTTGGCTAAAGTGGTGGGTCCTTTGCTGGGAACACGAAACTATGTATCTAAGGTATTGGAGAGTGTAGAAATGGTTTCTACAAACAAGtatgttaaaaaattactttcgaTGGCTTGTTTAGAAAACGAAAAGCCCTTAGTATGTGTAAGTCGTTTATGGCCAGCAGCTGGATATGATACCCAACTATTAAATAAGGTAATAACtaatacattagagtgtcccttacaattaaattttttgaaatgttgaaacggtacccgctgttAGCTTTCGTagtgacctaaaataccacaaaaaaaatgtttagcttgttctaagaaggcaacccgtgccgactttcgatttagttttgaggtgcatttacaaagggaaaaaatgcatttttttctgtttttttttttaatttttgtaattcaatttaattacttttgcaatttaatttaaaagaatcgaaatgtatacataattgtcgttctaataagatataaaagacaaaaattggttaaaaattttaaagttattaaaaaatcggcaggtcattaacgtgtctcaggccactagaacaataaatgtagaaacaaaattaacatattttgagaaatattaaaacaaacttaaaatatggattacttgtatatgagtttttatcttcatagaataaaaaaaatatttttttaacggcagtttcaaaactccaatttcaaatttttaaaaatgatgttaaaaaaatttcagaattttttaatcatcacatggggatttatttacaacataatagggaataaaattgtgaaaaaagtatgtcaatacctgctatagtttttccgtacgtgcgatataaattttgcgattttcgagaaaaactattttttggccatattttggcgaataagcccaatttccttactgttattaattttaagcgaaatctgttcagaatattatagttctgtctattttaaatatattctgaaagttttcctaaaatcggaaaatgtacccgcgggtaccgtttcaacatttcaaaaaatttaattctaagggacactctactatacatatctatataagtatgtatgtacattaggtatataactaatttgtgatggccaatgttgtataaataatgaacattatttttttaggtcatttggaataaaaaacatcacgcatcaacaccaatttctaaaataagccaacattttttttctct
The nucleotide sequence above comes from Calliphora vicina chromosome 1, idCalVici1.1, whole genome shotgun sequence. Encoded proteins:
- the LOC135954297 gene encoding lipase 3, with protein sequence MGFKPIREVKRIHHDGFPVEHHTVQTKDGYVLTLHRIPFVQKLPNDKTHILRRPVAFLLAGIYASSDAWLLNGHENSLPYLLSRNGFDVWLGNNRGNIYSRQNIFYNTTEREFWNFSWHEMSVYDMPAIVDYIRIHTGEQKMHFIGISQGGTIFLVLNSMLPQYNNAFKTATLLAPVAYVSNTKGSLAKVVGPLLGTRNYVSKVLESVEMVSTNKYVKKLLSMACLENEKPLVCVSRLWPAAGYDTQLLNKTLIPDIMANFPVGGSFKQIMHYFQGYMSKKFRQYDYGPQQNYLNYRQLEPPEYNLENVIVPTSIFYAENDYIVSVEDIWKLIRRLKNISTIYKLPPKRWNHFDFICGLGVRTFIFDKIVNTLSFYELY